The Diospyros lotus cultivar Yz01 chromosome 15, ASM1463336v1, whole genome shotgun sequence genome has a window encoding:
- the LOC127791591 gene encoding uncharacterized protein LOC127791591 has product MGSSKRARMAVKENTFSEEDARDIHWPHNDALVIRAHIGNMEVRRIMVDTGSSVNVMYRACFDQMGLGPKQLGPSLEPLFGFTGDAVVPMGRVKLPFTIGGEGREATALAEFLIIDYPSAYNVVLGRPVMNELDMVTSTRALTVKFPTTNETGCVRGEQHLARRCYEDAVKMGTRGKKVNVVTEGAQRPSSRSGVSYDLDPREVDCDKATGPVEELEEVPISEVDAERCLKLGKNLAPEVKCQLIEFLKTNLDVFAWNHEDMVGIAPEVMSHRLNIDPSYKPVRQKRRPMTPERYAALKEEVDKLLVNGFIREAHYPVWVANPVLVKKKNGKWRTCVDFTNLNKACPKDSFPLPRIDQLVDATARHQLLSFMDAYSGYNQIPMNPNEEEHTSFITDRGLYCYKVMPFGLKNAGATYQRLVNMMFEAQIGKTMEVYVDDMLVKSEQVADHVRNLGETFKILRSYNMKLNPLKCAFRVASGRFLGFMVNSRGIEANPEKIKALLDMRSPVRMKDVQSLIGQVAALSRFISKATDKCIPFFNTLRKAQGFSWSEECELAFQQLKEYMGQAPLLSKPRDGEKLVIYLGVSAHALSAALVREEEGVQYPVYYISKRLVDAETRYTSMEKLAYCLVIASRKLRPYFQAHQIDVLTKYPLRQILQKPDTSGRLLKWAIELAQFDLEYKPRVVIKGQALANFIAEFTETTQVEGETSEGPSWELYVDGSSSEQGAGAGVMLISPEGHRILCALRFGFRATNNEAEYEALLAGLRLAKEVRAEALIIFSDSQLVVNQIRGEYQAKGVKMVAYLLKVRELLVPFQRFEVHQIPRSQNSHADALARLATARDTEFLGAIPVEFLAAPSMEQPTETMVVHASQGSWMSPILAYLREGKLPTDKLEARRLRARAARYCIYDEVLYKRGFTAPLLRCIEGSDCQTVLEEIHAGHCGNHAGALSLAQKALRQGFYWPMMKQDAINLVKKCDKCQWFANIPRAPPAYLQQMNSSWPFAVWGMDLIGPLPTARGNCKHVIVVVDYFTKWAEAKELAEISSSKVQKFVWNNIICRFGVPQQIVTDNGTQFTSEQFIQFCESLGIQKSFTAVDHPQANGQVEAVNKIIKHALKMKLEDRKGAWADELQTVLWAYRTTARTSTAETPFSLVYGSEAMIPAEHKVTSQRRATFNPEGNDELLAANLDLLEEARDTARLRIAIYQQRVARYYNRKVRVRWYKLGDRVLRLVLIGARKASDGTLGPNWERPFVIHEDLGNGAYHLANMDGAVLLRAWNAEHLRPYHQ; this is encoded by the coding sequence ATGGGATCATCAAAGCGAGCTAGGATGGCAGTGAAAGAAAACACTTTCTCCGAGGAGGACGCCAGGGACATACACTGGCCGCACAATGACGCCCTCGTCATTCGCGCTCACATCGGCAACATGGAGGTGCGAAGAATAATGGTGGACACCGGCAGCTCGGTGAACGTGATGTACAGGGCCTGTTTTGACCAGATGGGACTCGGGCCCAAACAGTTGGGCCCATCCCTAGAGCCACTTTTCGGGTTCACGGGAGATGCAGTCGTCCCCATGGGACGAGTTAAGCTCCCATTCACAATTGGGGGCGAAGGTCGTGAAGCCACAGCGCTTGCGGAGTTTCTGATCATTGACtacccctcagcatacaacgtcgtgcTCGGGAGGCCGGTGATGAACGAGCTGGATATGGTCACCTCGACCAGAGCGCTGACCGTCAAGTTTCCAACCACCAACGAAACTGGATGCGTGCGGGGagagcagcacctcgcaagacgttgctacGAGGACGCGGTCAAGATGGGGACCagaggaaagaaagtaaatgtgGTCACAGAGGGAGCACAACGACCTTCAAGTCGGAGCGGGGTGAGTTACGACCTGGATCCCAGAGAAGTGGATTGCGACAAGGCCACCGGCCCGGTGGAAGAACTTGAAGAGGTCCCGATCAGCGAGGTGGACGCTGAAAGATGCCTGAAGCTCGGGAAGAATCtggcccccgaggtaaaatgcCAACTTATTGAATTCCTTAAGACTAACCTGGATGTGTTTGCGTGGAATCACGAAGACATGGTGGGGATAGCACCGGAGGTCATGTCGCACAGACTCAACATAGACCCCAGCTACAAGCCggtgcgccagaagaggagacCGATGACTCCAGAACGCTACGCCGCCCTTAAAGAGGAGGTGGATAAGCTCCTGGTTAATGGGTTTATCAGAGAGGCTCATTACCCAGTCTGGGTAGCCAACCCAGTGCTGGTAAAAAAGAAgaacgggaagtggaggacctgcgtCGACTTCACCAACTTAAATAAAGCCTGCCCGAAGGACAGTTTCCCCCTCCCAAGAATtgaccagctcgtggatgcaacagcGAGGCATcagctcctcagtttcatggacgCCTACTCGGGatacaaccagatccccatgaatCCTAACGAGGAGGAACACACGTCGTTTATCACCGATCGCGGGCTATACTGTTATAAGGTTATGCCCTTCGGGTTGAAGAATGCTGGGGCGACCTACCAGAGACTTGTGAACATGATGTTCGAAGCGCAGATTGGGAAAACAATGGAGGTATACGTTGACGATATGCTGGTTAAGTCTGAGCAGGTCGCAGATCATGTTCGTAATTTGGGAGAAACATTCAAGATCCTCAGGAGCTACAATATGAAGCTGAACCCACTAAAATGTGCATTTAGGGTGGCTTCCGGGAGGTTCTTGGGATTCATGGTCAACAGCAGAGGTATCGAGGCCAATCCAGAAAAAATAAAGGCCCTTTTGGATATGAGGTCGCCTGTAAGAATGAAGGACGTGCAGAGCCTAATCGGCCAGGTCGCTGCACTAAGCCGATTTATCTCCAAGGCAACCGACAAGTGCATCCCTTTCTTCAATACGTTACGAAAAGCCCAAGGTTTCAGTTGGAGTGAGGAGTGTGAGCTCGCCTTCCAGCAGCTGAAGGAGTATATGGGGCAAGCTCCGCTACTTTCAAAACCCCGAGATGGGGAAAAACTGGTGATCTACCTAGGAGTGTCGGCGCATGCTCTCAGCGCAGCCTTGGTTCGGGAGGAAGAAGGGGTGCAATACCCCGTTTATTATATTAGCAAGAGGTTGGTGGACGCAGAAACGAGGTACACATCGATGGAGAAGCTCGCATACTGCTTGGTCATAGCATCGAGGAAATTACGTCCTTATTTCCAGGCCCATCAGATCGATGTTCTAACTAAGTACCCCTTGAGGCAGATTTTGCAGAAGCCAGACACATCGGGTCGCCTGCTGAAATGGGcaattgagctcgctcagttcgacttGGAATACAAACCAAGAGTGGTAATCAAGGGGCAGGCACTGGCGAATTTTATCGCTGAATTCACTGAAACGACCCAAGTAGAAGGAGAGACCTCGGAAGGACCATCATGGGAGTTGTACGTTGACGGGTCGTCGAGCGAGCAAGGAGCTGGGGCAGgagttatgctaataagcccggAGGGCCACAGAATACTATGCGCCCTGCGATTCGGTTTCCGAGCTACCAATAACGAGGCCGAGTACGAGGCGCTGCTCGCAGGGCTGCGCTTGGCAAAGGAGGTGCGAGCTGAAGCATTGATAATTTTCAGCGATTCCCAGCTCGTTGTCAACCAAATACGCGGGGAATATCAGGCGAAGGGGGTGAAGATGGTAGCATACCTGCTCAAAGTACGCGAACTTCTAGTTCCTTTCCAACGGTTCGAGGTACACCAAATTCCACGCTCTCAAAATTCCCATGCAGATGCACTGGCTCGGCTAGCTACTGCGCGAGATACAGAGTTTCTAGGGGCTATACCGGTGGAGTTTTTAGCCGCCCCTAGCATGGAGCAACCGACCGAGACGATGGTGGTTCACGCATCCCAGGGCTCATGGATGAGCCCCATTCTGGCGTACCTACGGGAAGGAAAGCTACCGACAGATAAACTAGAAGCGCGCAGACTGCGAGCTCGAGCCGCTCGCTACTGTATCTATGATGAGGTGTTGTATAAGCGAGGATTCACAGCTCCATTGTTAAGGTGTATTGAGGGCTCTGACTGTCAGACCGTGCTGGAGGAAATACATGCTGGGCATTGCGGCAACCACGCCGGGGCTCTGTCACTAGCCCAGAAGGCCCTTCGGCAGGGATTCTATTGGCCTATGATGAAACAAGACGCGATCAACTTGGTGAAAAAGTGTGACAAGTGCCAATGGTTCGCTAATATCCCGCGGGCTCCACCGGCCTACCTTCAACAGATGAACAGCTCGTGGCCGTTTGCTGTCTGGGGTATGGACCTGATTGGGCCGCTCCCAACAGCTCGTGGCAATTGCAAGCATGTCATCGTGGTAgttgattacttcaccaaatgggccgAAGCGAAAGAGCTCGCTGAAATCTCCAGCTCCAAGGTACAAAAATTTGTCTGGAATAATATCATTTGCAGGTTTGGGGTCCCACAGCAGATAGTCACAGACAACGGAActcaattcaccagcgagcaattcatccaattctgcgaatCATTGGGAATCCAAAAGAGCTTCACGGCCGTAGaccacccccaggccaatgggcaggtcgaagcagtcaacaagATAATCAAGCACGCCCTGAAGATGAAGCTGGAAGACAGGAAGGGCGCTTGGGCGGACGAACTACAAACGGTGCTTTGGGCATATCGGACGACAGCTCGAACTAGCACAGCTGAGACTCCTTTCTCGTTGGTCTACGGGTCCGAGGCGATGATCCCAGCTGAACACAAGGTGACCAGTCAGCGAAGAGCCACCTTTAACCCGGAGGGAAATGACGAACTCCTAGCCGCGAATCTAGATCTACTTGAGGAGGCTAGAGACACAGCTCGCCTACGGATCGCCATCTACCAGCAAAGGGTAGCGCGTTACTACAACAGAAAAGTTCGGGTCAGATGGTACAAGCTCGGAGACCGCGTGCTACGCCTAGTACTCATCGGCGCTCGAAAAGCCAGTGATGGCACGCTAGGCCCGAACTGGGAAAGACCTTTTGTTATCCACGAGGACTTGGGAAACGGGGCATACCATCTGGCCAACATGGATGGAGCTGTCCTCCTGCGAGCCTGGAACGCGGAGCACCTCCGCCCCTACCATCAGTAA
- the LOC127791590 gene encoding uncharacterized protein LOC127791590 yields the protein MDLQTTSSLVKCRVFPATLGDIPRAWLRSLPSRSIGSWEECQRKFLGQYRALRRQLAPSCHLARVFQRSGESLKDYIAKFRREVSNVESPSDESILTVVSAGLRKDGKLYESIYKSPVADLGEFYERAAKEIRWEEAFGKKPAGHREEVGSSNRDGKRNDGGNRKDNRGERSNNQVAKRARREEQEDRPPRQGRFNNYTTLSNSQERIFAMERRREDFGRPNPIKTPNKFRNREKFCVYHNEVGHDTFECYALKDAIEELIRRGRLRDYVVRPANQPPQQANQQRTPTEDERAPAVRTIYTIHGGPHLAGTSNRSHERYVREANHVLVAGSNE from the coding sequence ATGGATCTGCAGACCACCAGCTCGCTGGTGAAGTGCCGGGTATTCCCCGCGACCTTGGGCGACATCCCGCGCGCCTGGCTCAGAAGCCTCCCGTCTCGCAGCATTGGTAGTTGGGAAGAATGCCAGCGGAAGTTCCTCGGGCAGTACAGAGCTCTGAGACGGCAGCTCGCCCCGTCGTGCCACCTCGCCAGGGTCTTCCAAAGGTCGGGCGAGTCCCTCAAAGATTACATCGCCAAGTTCCGGCGCGAGGTGAGTAACGTCGAAAgtccctcggatgaaagtatcctgaCGGTCGTCTCGGCAGGTCTCAGGAAAGACGggaagctctacgagagcatctataAATCACCCGTTGCGGATCTGggagaattctatgaacgagctgcAAAGGAGATCCGGTGGGAAGAAGCGTTCGGGAAGAAGCCCGCCGGACATAGAGAGGAAGTCGGAAGCTCTAACCGAGATGGGAAAAGGAACGACGGGGGAAACAGAAAGGACAACCGAGGAGAGCGGTCTAACAATCAGGTAGCCAAGCGAGCTCGGCGGGAAGAACAAGAGGACCGACCTCCGAGACAAGGCCGTTTCAACAACTATACGACCCTATCAAATTctcaagaaaggatcttcgccatggaaaggagaagagaggattTCGGGAGGCCAAACCCGATAAAAACTCCCAACAAGTTCAGAAATAGGGAGAAGTTTTGTGTGTATCACAACGAGGTGGGGCACGACACCTTTGAATGTTACGCTTTGAAGGATGCAATTGAAGAACTGATTCGAAGGGGCCGGCTACGAGACTATGTGGTGCGACCTGCAAATCAGCCACCACAACAGGCGAATCAACAACGAACGCCCACCGAGGATGAGCGCGCACCAGCAGTTCGGACGATCTATACGATCCACGGCGGTCCTCACCTCGCAGGCACATCGAACAGGTCGCACGAAAGGTATGTACGCGAGGCTAATCATGTCCTAGTGGCAGGATCTAACGAGTAG